One window of Hoplias malabaricus isolate fHopMal1 chromosome 16, fHopMal1.hap1, whole genome shotgun sequence genomic DNA carries:
- the syngr2b gene encoding synaptogyrin-2b, protein MASGETSVYGASLAGGSFDFVKFLKQPQTVLRILSWVFAIVVFATVTAEGYINSPTRPEVVCVFNQKDGACHYAVGIGVVAFLVCVAFLMLDAYLPMMSNAQERKHVVTIDLAFSGAWTFLWFVCFCLLANEWANTTDVRGIPADAVHAVIAFSFFSIASWASLTYFALMRFRQGVGEIAPNYAENPPDHTSEYPTAYVPPDHTSYPTSDYTSFPPSRTDIYQQPQFVPKQDPVGGSDYQPPAY, encoded by the exons ATGGCGTCCGGTGAGACCAGTGTTTATGGAGCGTCGTTAGCGGGCGGCAGCTTCGACTTCGTCAAGTTCCTCAAACAGCCGCAAACTGTGCTGCGGATACTCAGCTGG gtgttTGCCATTGTGGTTTTTGCCACCGTCACTGCGGAAGGCTACATAAATTCCCCAACCCGACCTGAAGTGGTGTGTGTATTCAACCAGAAAGATGGAGCATGCCACTACGCTGTGGGCATCGGGGTCGTTGCCTTCCTCGTCTGCGTGGCCTTCCTCATGTTAGACGCTTACCTCCCAATGATGAGTAATGCGCAGGAGAGGAAGCACGTGGTAACAATCGACCTGGCTTTTTCAG GGGCCTGGACGtttctgtggtttgtgtgtttttgccttTTGGCTAACGAATGGGCAAACACCACTGATGTAAGAGGCATTCCTGCTGATGCTGTACATGCAGTCATtgccttctccttcttctctatTGCCTCCTGG GCCTCACTGACATACTTTGCCCTGATGAGGTTTCGTCAAGGTGTCGGAGAGATTGCACCAAATTACGCTGAAAACCCTCCAGATCACACCTCTGAGTACCCCACTGCGTATGTCCCACCGGATCACACCTCATACCCCACATCTGATTACACCTCCTTCCCCCCAAGCCGTACAGACATCTACCAGCAGCCTCAGTTCGTGCCCAagcaggacccagtggggggCAGTGACTACCAGCCTCCAGCCTATTGA